Genomic window (Alkalibaculum bacchi):
GATTTTTTTATTGATATCAATTAAATCCTCTACTGAACTAACGATATTCTTATCAATTAGAAATTGATTATTGCCTAAGGGCTGAATTTCTAAATAATCATAAAAATTCGCAATATCTTCAATCTCTTCATTGGAAGCTTCTTTTAAAATGCTCTGAAACAATTCCCCGCTTTCACAAGCAGAACCAATAATTAAACCTTCCCTATACTTAGCTAGGACACTTTTTGGTATTCTGGGCCTCTTGTAAAAGTATTTTAAATGAGCCATTGATACTAATTTGTATAAATTCTTAAGTCCAGTATTATTTTTGACTAAGATAATAATGTGATAGGTATCCATCTTTTGAATGGCTAGCTCATTATCAAAGACCTTATCAATATCATTAGCTCTACTAGCGCCTTTGTCTTTACAGGTTTTAAGCAGTTGAATAAAGACCTTTCCTGTAGCCATAGCATCATCTACTGCTCGATGATGGTTTTCTAAATTGATTTTATAGTATTTTGTCAACGCCTTTAAATTGTGTCTACTGATTTCTGGAATGGCATTTCGGGCAAGAGAAAGGGTATCAATTGCTGAAAAGTCTTTTGGCATATTACAAATATGACAAGCCTTCTCTAAAAAGGATAGGTCAAATTTTGCATTATGAGCCACTAAAATATAATCCTGGCAAAAATCCAAAAACTTAGGAAGTACTGCTTCGATAGTCTCTGCATTAGCTACCATGCTGTCCGTAATTCCCGTTAGCTCAGTAATCTTCATAGGGATCTTTTCTTTGGGTTTGACAAAGGAGCCAAAGGTTTCAACAATTTGATGATTGTGAACCTTTACGGCCCCTATTTCGATGATTTCATTTTTTCTAGAAGATAGACCTGTTGTTTCTAAATCAAAGACGATAAATGTACCATCTAGATTTCCATCTTTCTTACCCCACTTGGCACTTTTTTTATCATCAACGAGATAGCCCTCTAAGCCGTAAATCATTTTAATGTCTTTTCCCCTAGTGTACTCCATAGCCTCAGGAAAGCCCTGTAAAACTCCATGGTCTGTAATGGCTAAGGCTTTATGCCCATAAGACAAGGCTTTTTTCACTGCTTTTTCAATTTTGGCTACAGAGTCCATAGCACTATACTGACTATGCAGGTGAAGTTCTACTCGTTTTTCTTCTGCATTATCTGTCTTAATCTGTATTTGCGCTTCTTCAATGCCATTGGCCATAAAAACGTATTCTCTGGCAAAAGTATCGTACTCAACTCTTCCCATTACTTTTAGCGCACTAGCTCCTTTTATTCTTTCTAATGTTTCATCCCTTTTGTCCTGCAGAATAAAAAATTTAACAGTCATAGAACTTGTATAGTCTGTGATGTTAAATATAATGATGGCTTTATTATTCTTAATATCCTTGTAATCTACTTTAAAGACAGTTCCTAATATAATAGATTGCTCATCTGGTGCGCAATCTACAATTTTTATAGCATCTGAGGTAATTCGCTTTCCGAATATGACCTTATCCGCACTCCGTCCTGGAGATGCTTTTTTATTGTTTGTACTAAAAGATTCTTTCGAAATCTGTACTTTTAAATTCTCTTTTTCTTTTTGAATTTCTTGGGCCATATCTTCAATTTTACCTTTGTATACAAACTTAAATTGTAAATTTACTGAATCTGCTTCTCTCAAATAATTATGAATCTGCTGACATATATCCGATTGAGTTAAATCTTCAAAATCTTCTTTAAGAAAAATTGGTATTTCAATAATATTTCCTTTAAGAGACCAATTGTTCTTTGGTAAGAATACTTCGGGATGTTTGCTACGGATAACCTGTTTGATAAATTCTTTTTTTCCAGATAGATACTCTTTTATAGAATTTTGACTGTTTGCATTCTTAAATTCTACACATTTTAAGCCTGGAAACGTGCTTATCAAATCACTTTCAAGAGATTCTTTATCAAATTTCGTTGGATCTTCTATATGTAATATCCATTTACAACTAGTAGGGTTTACTTCTACTTTTGTGATTTTAATTGGACAAGAATTTAGTATTTCACTTAGTGGATTCGAATGATTTCCCAATTTATTACCTCCTAGAATGCTTATATAATGTATGACTAGTAGGACTTCATCTTATCTCTGATTCTACCTGAGTGTTTATATAGTATATTTTTTTCTCTTCAGATATTCTTTTAAGCAATGCGATATAGTCTAAACTTTTATTGATTCGCAAGGTAAACTCAGCATCCTCTTCATTATAACGTAAGGATAAAAGCTGTAGACTCCTTTTATCCAAGTATTGAAACAAGGTTTCAACGCTAAAATCATCTGTATATTTTATATGAAATAGATATACTTCATAAGTATTTTCGTATTTATATTGTACTTTTCCAAATATCTTTAAAGTAATAAAAACAGTTAAGGTAGAGATGGTACTTAGTTCATAATAGCCTCCACCTACTACAAGGCCAATACATCCTACGGCCCATATGCTTGCAGCAGTAGTGAGACCTTTTACTGTAAAGCCCTCTCTTAGAATCGTTCCAGCTCCTAAAAAACCAATTCCACTGATAACTTGAGCACCTAGACGGCTAGGATCCATATTAGACAAACTACTATAGTCTCGAAACATCATCAAGCCAGCTATCATTACAGTAGTAGCTCCAATAGAAACTAAAATGTGAGTGCGAAAGCCTGCTGGCTTCTTTGTATACTCTCTTTCAAAGCCAATAAAACCACTTAATACTACAGAGAGCACAAGTCGTATAGTCATATCTGTGATCGTTAAATTCATATAGACCCCCCTTTTCAACCAATATGCGACTCACAGCACAATGAATAGTTAACAATATATAAAGATTGAATAAAATATCGCATATTTGTACTGTTCAATGATCAATGTTCACTATTCATTTTTAATTGAAGGTTTTATATTTAATAATCCATTAAAACCAAAAATAATCCAGTTACAAATTATGAATTTCCTTTAACACTTCAGCCACAACATCTTTTTCATCTACAGTACGGAGTATTTCCCCTTTTTTAAATAATACAGCTTTATTTTTACCACCTGCGATGCCAATATCGGCGTCTCGTGCTTCTCCCGGACCATTTACTACACAGCCCATAACAGCTACTTTTATATTCTTTCGAATATGTTTGCACTCTTTTTCAATCTTCTCTGCAATTTCCATTAAGTTAATTTCTGTTCTTCCGCAGGTAGGGCAAGAGATAAACTCGATTCGAGATTTTTCGAAAATGCCTAAGGATTTTAAAATCTCTTCGCCCACGTTAATCTCATTTACTGGATTAGACGTCAAGGAAACCCTCAAAGTATCTCCAATACCATGATATAATAAAATCCCTAAACCTACTGAAGATTTTACAGAACCTATATTGTAGGTACCTGACTCAGTAATCCCGATGTGAAGGGGGTAGTCGTACTTTTGACTAAATATTTTATAAGCCTCTACAGATAATAGCACATCTGATGACTTAATGGAGATTACAATATCTTCAAAATTTAGGTTTTCTAGTATTTCAATATGCCTTGAAGCACTTTCCACAAGACCTGCTGGTGTGACCCCATTATATTTTTCATAGAGATCCCTTTCTAAGGAACCAGAATTTACACCAATTCGAATGGGTACACTTCTTTTTTTTGCTTTTTGCACAATTTCTTTAACTTTAGATTCATCGCCTATATTTCCTGGATTGATTCTTAGTTTATCAACGCCACTTTCTAGTGCTGTAAGGGCTAGATGATGATCAAAATGAATATCTGCAACTAATGGAATAGATATAGACTTCTTAATCTCCTTAATAGCTTTTGCTGCTTCTTCATTTACTACAGCTACTCTTACAATATCACAACCGGCATCTTCTAATTCTTTTATCTGATTTACAGTAGCCTTTACATCTCTTGTATCCGTCTTCGTCATACTCTGTATAGCGATGGGATTATTTCCTCCAATAGTGATCTCTCCAACTCGAACTTCTCTAGTTTTCTTTCGCGTAATCAATCAATCACCTCAATCTTAGAATATCATTATAGGCTACAAATATTGCCACTACCATGAGCAGAGCAAAGCCCACAAAATGTATTTTACCTTCTTTTTCAGGAGAAACCGGAGAGCCTTTTATAGCTTCAATAATTACAAATAAAATTCTACTACCATCAAGAGCTGGTATAGGCAATATATTAAAAATTGCCAAATTAATACTGATTACAGCAGCTAAATTTAATACTGCTACTATGCCATATTCCATGCTTTGCCCTACAACAGATACGATTCCAATAGGCCCTGTTAGAGAATCTGTGGACACCTCTCCTGTAAATAGTTGACCTATGCTTTCAAGAATCAGCTTTCCATATAAGAAAGTCTGTTTAAAGCCATTTGTAAAAGACGAAAAGATGCTCTTTTCTCTTAGTGAAGTAATACCTATGCGATGTTGATTTAATTCTTCATCAAATTTTGATGCTATACTAAAGTTCAATAGTTGACCATCACGCAAGACGTCAACAGAATAAATCTTTTCCTCTGCAGAACTAATCTGAGATGTTACATCTTCCCAGGAATCAACATCTTTTCCTTCTATGGCTACAATAGTGTCTCCTTGACGTAAACCAGCTTCATAGGCAGGATAATCCCTTTCTACAAGGTCAAGGGTAGTACTAGGAACGCCAACTATAAAAAATATAATCATTAAAAGCACAATGCAACCTAAAAGATTCATTAAAGATCCTGCTGAAAGAATAAGAATTCGTGCAAGCTTGCTTTTGCTGTTAAAACTGCCTCTCTGATAATCTTCAGCATCTTCACCGAGCATTTGACAATAGCCACCCATAGGAATGAGTCTTAAGGAATACTTTGTCTCTTTACCTTGATAACCAAAGAGTTTGGGACCCATGCCAATGGCAAATTCTTCTACAACAACTCCAGATAATTTTGCAAATATAAAATGGCCAAATTCGTGTATGACAATTAAAAAGCCGAATATGAGAATTGCCATAAGGATGGTTTGAAAAGTCATTTAATCACCTCAACAAAATATAGTAATACGTAATATAATATACTACTGGTGTGGCAAAAATAATACTATCAAATCGATCTAATACGCCACCATGTCCAGGAAAGATATGTCCATAGTCTTTTACTCCAAATGTCCTTTTTATAAGAGAAGCCGTCAAATCTCCAAATTGTGAAAAAACACTAACTATAAGCGACAGTATAAAATAAAAGAAGAGTGGAAAATTCAAATAGCCGTATTTGTTCATAAAATAACCATAAATGACAGTAGCAATGATACTACCTACTACACCGCCAACGGCACCTTCTACAGACTTTTTGGGGCTAATTTGTGGACATAATTTGTGTTTTCCAAAATTCACACCTGATATGTAGGCGAAAGTATCTGTAGTAAAACTAATAATAAAGACCAACCATAATATATACGTTCCATTTTCCAACTTTTCAAATAAAAGGATATGACCTAATAAAAAAGCTACGTAAAACAAACCCAAAAACGCATAAATCCCTTGTAGGACGTAAACTTTATTACTCAATATTTGATGAATGAAAATCAGCATAAAACAAAGAATAAGGCCGGGTACAATAAATTGAATTTCAAAATAAAAGAGGCACAATAAGAAGATACCTAAAAGAGCTTCTAACATTGGATTCACATTTATTTTTTCATCTGTATTTACTGCATTGCAGTATTCTAATAAGCCCACACTACAAAGTACAAGTAAGGAAGCAAATAATAAGCTCCCCCCTTTTTGTATTATAAATATGAGAAGTGGAATACCTAATATGGCTGTTAAAGTTCGCGTTAACATACAAGCCTCCTATACAATTATGCCACCAAATTTTCTTTTTCTTTTTTGGTAATCACAAATAGCATCATAATAATCTTCTTTTTTAAAATCGGGCCACAAAATATCCGTAAAATACAATTCACTATAAGCACTTTGCCATATTAAGAAATTGCTCATTCGAACTTCACCGCTAGTACGTATGATTAAATCAGGATCTTCTAGATATTCTGTAAATAGATATTCTGTAAATAGATCTTCATTTAAGTCTTCTATGGAATATTTCCCCATTATCATGTCCTGATATAAAGCTTTTATACCCTGAATGATTTCATCCCTACCACCATAATTTATGGCTACATTGAAAATAAGCCCTCTATTATCCTCTGTTCTACGTTCAGCTTTTTCAATTGTAGATTTTACTTTTTTTGACAAGGCAGATCGTTCACCCAGGATTCTAATTTTTACATTATTCCTATTTAGTTCATCAATTTCTTTATTAAAATATTCTATAAGCATCTTCATCAAACCATCTACTTCTGATTTGGGTCTTTTCCAGTTTTCAGTAGAAAAGGCGTAAACTGTTAAGGCTTTGATACCTAAATCGGAAGAAACTTGAATAATTTCACGTAGGGACTCGATTCCAGCCCTATGGCCAAATAACCTTGGTTGAAATCTCTTTTTTGCCCATCGCCCGTTGCCATCCATTATAATGGCTATATGCTTGGGTAGGTTCTTTTTGTCAATTTCTGCTTCATATGCCATGACAACACCTCCTAAATGTAAAACACCCTTTTAAAAGGGTGTCTTTTCTAACAATAGTGAAACGATTGTAGAGCAATAGTCAAACGAACGTTAAACAATTGTTCAACTATGGTTAATTATACTTCTAAAATCTCTTTTGTTTTATCAGCGATAATTTCATCGATGTTCACTATTTCAGCATCTGTCATTTTTTGAATATCCGCTTCTGCTGTTTTTAATTCATCCTCCGTAATAAGAGTTTCTTTTTCAGCATTTTTCAAAGATGTATTAGCGTTTCTGCGAATATTACGAATAGCTATTTTTGCATCTTCTCCTGTTTTTTTAGCAACTTTAACTAAATCTTTACGTCTTTCCTCTGTAAGTTGAGGAATGACTAAACGAATAATCTTGCCGTCATTACTTGGATTTAGTCCTAAATCCGACTTTAGTATAGCCTTTTCGATATCCCCTACTGATTTTGCATCCCAAGGTGAAATCATAATCATTCTTGGCTCTGGAGTCGAAATATTAGCCAATTGATTTAATGGAGTTGGCGTTCCATAATACTCTACTACTACTCTGTCTAAAATCTTTGGATTAGCTCTTCCTGCTCGAATGGTATTTAGCTCGGACTTTAAGCTAACAATGGCTTTTTCCATCTTTACTTTGCATTCATCTTTGATTTCTTTGATCATAATTAATCCTCCTCAACGATTGTTCCAATATTTTCGCCACAAAGAACTTTTACAATATTATTAGGATCGTGAAGACCAAATACGGAAATGCGAATGCTATTATCCATACAAAGTGATATCGCTGTAGAATCCATAACTTTTAGACCCTTATTCAAAACATCAATATAAGATAATTTAGTGAATTTTTTAGCATCAGGATTTATATTTGGATCGCTGTCATAAACTGCATCTACTTTTTTAGCTGAAAGAATTACTTCGGCGTCAATTTCAGCTGCTCTTAATGCTGCTGTCGTATCCGTAGAAAAATATGGGTTACCAGTGCCTGAAGCAAAGATGACAATTCTTCCCTTTTCAAGATGCCTGATAGCTCTTCTCCGAATATAAGGTTCTGCAACTTCTTTCATTTCAATAGCTGTTTGAACTCTCACATCTACACCCATATTTTCTAGTGCATCTTGAAGAGCCAATGCATTGATCACTGTAGCTAACATTCCCATATAATCAGCTGTTGCACGGTCCATACCTTCACCATTTCTGCCTCGCCATATGTTTCCTCCACCGACAACAATAGCGATTTCAACGCCTAAGTTTTTGGCTTCTTTTATGCTTAAACAAATATTTTGTATGGTTGCAGGGTCTATACCGAAGCCAGCATCTCCTGCTAAAGCTTCTCCGCTTAATTTGATAATCACTCTCTTATACTTTGGTAACATCTTATCCTCCTAATATAATACCATTATTTCCTAACAATTTCTTCACTTATATAAAAAAATAACACAAAACCGGAAAGAAAATGAGTTCCTTTAATAAAACTCTTTTCAAGCTCAAAACCGCCTGCCATACAAATGATTTAACAAAATCAGAAAGACAAGCGTATTTAGAGTATCCAGCTTTGTGTTCGGGAATTAGTTACCCATTTGTTTTGCTACTTCTTCAGCAAAGTTTTCTTCTTTCTTTTCTAAACCTTCACCCATTTGGAAACGAGCAAATCTTCTGATTTTAACATTTTCTCCAATAGTAGAGATTTGTTCATTTACTAGTTGCTGAATTGTCTTGTCTGGATCTTTTACAAATGGTTGATCTAATAGACATATTTCGCTATAGTATTTTTTGATTCTACCTTCTACCATTTTGTCTACGATCTTTTCAGGTTTTCCTTCATTTAAAGCTTGTGCTTTTAAAATAGATTTTTCTTTTTCAATTACATCTGTTGGCACTTCTTCTTCATTTAAATAAAGAGGATTTGAAGCAGCAATATGCATTGCAATATCTTTTACAAAAGCTCTGAAATCTTCATTTTTAGCAACAAAATCTGTTTCACAGTTTACTTCAACTAATACACCTATTTTTCCACCTAAATGGATATATGATTCTACAATTCCTTCTGCAGCAATTCTACCAGCTTTTTTAGAAGCAGAAGCGAGTCCTTTTTCTCTTAAAAATTCAATTGCTTTTTCCATATCATCATTACATTGTACTAGAGCCTTTTTACAATCCATCATTCCAGCTCCAGTTTTTTCTCTTAATTCTTTAACTTGTTGAGCAGTAGCCATTAAAATGACCTCCTTATTTATCTGAATTATAGTATACGTAAAAAGAAAGAAGTAAGGCTTTACTCCTGACTTCTTCCTTATCTAATTACTCTTCGGAAGTAGTTGTTTCTTCTTCAGTAGAAGCAACAGATTCTTCTACACTTTCAGTAGACTCAGCTTGTCCTTGTGCACCTTGATTACCTTCTAAAATTGCATTTGCAATAGTTTCAGTTAACAAGTTTACTGCACGAATTGCATCATCATTACCTGGGATTAAGTAATCAACTTCATCAGGATCACAGTTTGTATCTACAATAGCAATAACAGGAATTCCTAGATTTTTTGCTTCAGCAATAGCAATTCTTTCTTTTTTAGGGTCTACGATAAACATAGCACCTGGCATTTCTGTCATTCCTTTAATACCGCCAAGATATTTTTCTAATCTATCTCTTTCAGCTTTTAAGTTTAATACTTCTTTTTTAGGAAGAACATCAAATGTTCCATCTTCTTCCATTACATTGATTTCATGTAATTTTTTTATTCTCTTGCTGATGGTTTCAAAGTTTGTCAATGTACCGCCTAACCATCTGTGGTTTACATAATAAGCTCCACATCGCTCAGCTTGTTTTTTAATTGCTTCTTGTGCTTGTTTTTTTGTTCCAACAAATAAGATTTTTTCACCTGCATCAGTCAATTCACGAACAAAGTTATAAGCTTTGTCAATAAGACCAACTGTTTTTTGTAAATCGATAATATAGATTCCATTTCTTTCTGTGAAGATGTATGGAGCCATTTTAGGATTCCATCTTCTTGTTTGATGTCCAAAATGAACACCAGCTTCTAATAATTGTTTCATTGATACTTGTGACATAATTTTACCTCCTGGTTTTTTAACCTCCACCTTTATCACATACTCTACGGACCACTTTTATTCTAAGTTTTATGTTCTAAGTTCTATGTAAAAGCATAGTCACCAAAGGTGACACAATTCTTACAATCTAGAACTTACAACTTACAACAAAAAAGGGCACCATGCAAAGCATCAAAAGGTGTGTGTTTTGACGGTAGTAATTCTACCATAATTCGCTAATATTAGCAAGTTTATTTTATATTTATTAAACTATTAAATTTCAAGCACTAACAAATTTCAGCAGCTAGGAATCAGCCACCAGCCTTTTGCTACCTAAAGGTAGCTATAAGACCCAGAAGAAATGCCCTAAACTGAACGCTGATAGCTGGCTACTGATGGTTGACCCCAGAAAAATGCCCATGAGAAGGTTAATCGTGTGCTTTCTCAAGTCCTTCTAACAATTTATCATTTAATATTTTAATATAAGTACCCTTCATTCCTAGAGATCTGGTTTGAATTACGCCAGCACTTTCTAGCTTTCTAAGAGCATTGACGATAACAGAGCGAGTAATTCCTACTCGGTCTGCTACTTTACTTGCTACTAGCATACCTTCATTTCCGTTTAGCTCTTTAAAAATGTGTATCATTGCCTCTAATTCGGAATAAGATAAGGTGCTAATAGCCATTTGCACTACATTCTTATGATGAGCTTCTCTTTCTAATGCCCTGTTTTTGATGCCAAGCATTTCTAGTCCTACTACAGTAGCAGATACCTCTGCTAGAATAAGATCTTCTTCGCTAAAGCTGTTTTTGAATTTTGCCAAGACGAGAGTCCCTAATCGAGAGCCACTAGCATTGATAGGGACATATGTAGAATAACGATCGCCTTCAAATGGACAATTAATTGAGCTATTGTATACACAAATAGGGTCTATTTCTTTAATATTTGCGGACGTTTCCACAAATGAATTGATTATTTTAGTGAAGCTTTGGGGAAACATTGTCCCCTTGGCTTCTAAAGTTGAAACATTGAGTTGGCATGTAAATAATTCTGTAAATGCATAACCAAGTAATTTGCCATTTTCATCGGCAATATATACATTACAGCTCATTACCTCACTTAAAACTTCGCTTATTTTTGAAAATGTCTCTACATCGTCACTAATAGAGTATTGTAGTACTTTATTCACTTTTCTTATCTTATCGAGTAAATTTTGCATATTAGCCTCCAAAGGTCTTACAAAATGTATTTCCTCATATCTTTGTAATAATCTGTTTTTCGAAATACATTCTTTACATAATCTGCAGATACAATAAACTGCTCTTGCTCGTAATCAGGAGCGTAGTAGGAAATTTCTTCCACAAGCTTTTCGATGACTGTGTGCAGTCTTCTAGCGCCAATATTCTCCTGCTGTTCATTTAAGTAAGTTGCTATTTGAGAGATTTCAACAATGGCATCTTCTTCAAATATTAATTCTACACCTTCTGTCTTAATCAACTCTCTATATTGCTTAATTAAAGCGTTTTCAGGTTTTGTCAAAATGCTTACAAAGTGTTCTGTTGTCAAATTGTTTAGTTTAACGCTAATTGGAAATCTTCCTTGAAGTTCTGGAATCAAATCAGATACTTTCGTCGTATGAAAAGCTCCTGCTCCGATAAATAGAATATGATCTGTATTTACAGGTCCATATTTTGTGTTTACTGTAGAACCTTCTACAATCGGAAGAATATCTCTTTGAACACCTTCTCTAGATACATCAGGACCGCTTTTATTTCCTTTTTCTGCGATTTTATCAATTTCATCTAAAAATATGATACCATTTTCTTCTGCTTCTTTTAAAGCTTCGCTAATAACCATATCCATATCGATTAAGTTTTGCGCTTCTTGTTGTAGGAGGATTTCCCTTGCTTCTCGTACAGGTAATCTTCTCTTCTTCGTTTTCTTTGGTAGAATACCACCAAACATATCGCTTAAATTCATTGAATCATCAATGTTCATTCCACCTAAAATGCCAATAGGAGCAGAGGTATTGTCTTCTACTTCAATTTCTACGATTTCTTCTTCTAATTGACCACTTCTTAATTTTTCTAATAAGGTTTCCTGTTCTCTCTTAATGAGTTCGTAATTTTCTGCTTCTGTATTAATTTCGTCCTTGTCTTCTTCTTCACCAGCATTAAATAACATATCAAAGGGATTTTTTGATTTTTTATTCTTTTTAGGCAGAGGTTTTAGCAAATCAGCAATTCTATTTTCTGCATTTTCTTTTGCTTTGTCTTTTACTGTAGACATATATTTTTCTTTGACATTTCGAATAGAAGTATTGACTAAATCTCGAACCATTGATTCAACATCCCGGCCAACGTAGCCTACCTCTGTAAATTTCGTCGCCTCTACTTTTACAAAAGGAGCATCTACTAGTTTTGCAAGTCTTCGAGCGATTTCTGTTTTTCCTACTCCTGTAGGTCCAATTAAGATGATGTTTTTAGGTGTAATTTCTTTTTGCAGCTCAAGAGGTAACTTACTCCTTCTTAATCTGTTTCGAAGGGCTACAGCTACGACCTTTTTTGCTTCTTCTTGCCCTATAATATATCGATCTAATTCTTGAACAATTTGCCTTGGAGTTAAATCCTTCATATGTGTCACCCCTTATAATTCTTCCACAATAATATTGTCATTTGTATATACACAAATTTCAGAAGCAATTTTTAGAGATTCATAAGCTATTTCCTTTGCAGAAAGATTCGAATGGCGAAGCATACCTCTTCCTGCAGATAAAGCGTAATTACCACCAGAGCCAATTGCTAAGACCCCATCATCAGGCTCTATGACTTCCCCACTGCCTGAAATTAAAAACATACTTTCTTTATCCAAAACCAATAAAAGAGCTTCTAATTTTCTAAGTACTTTATCTGATCTCCATTGTTTTGCCACTTCTACAGAAGCTCGAAGAATATTACCAGCATACTCCTCTAATTTCCCCTCAAACATTTCGCTTAAGGTAAATGCATCTGCTACAGAACCTGCGAAACCAACGAGGACTTTATCATTATACACTTTCTTGATCTTTTTTGCAGTGTGTTTCATAACTGTGGTCTCACCCATAGTCACTTGCCCATCTCCAGCCATAGCACACTGTCCATCTTTTTTTACTGCTATTATCGTAGTAGCATGAAACATAAACCTCACCTCATATAAGTAGTCATTTTAAGATACCATATCTACTTTGAACTTGCAAGAAATGAAAAACTGCAGAAAGCGGAAGGGAAAACCGTCTCGCCTTTAGGCGAGTTTGGTTTTCCTGACCACCTGACCACCTTATTTTATAAAGTAATTCCCCTTATAAATCGCAATCCTTCCTTTAATCTCTAAGGTAGTCAAAGTGGTTTGAATTTGGTTTATGGGCAGATTCAATTTTTGACAGAGTTTATCTGCATCCCAATAGCCCATTTTAATGTACTTGATGATTTCTTTTTCTTCCTTTGATAAATTCATTTCATCAAAAGGCTCTAATTCTTCTTTCTTAGAGGAGAACATAGGGAATACATCGTCTAAAATATCTTTACAAGAAGTGACCAGCTTAGCTCCATCTTTTATAAGCAAGTTTGTTCCAGTGCTATTTTTATTATTCACATTTCCAGGAAGAGCATACACTTCTCTTCCTTGTTCTAATGCGTATTTTGCGGTTATAAGAGAA
Coding sequences:
- the hslV gene encoding ATP-dependent protease subunit HslV, whose translation is MFHATTIIAVKKDGQCAMAGDGQVTMGETTVMKHTAKKIKKVYNDKVLVGFAGSVADAFTLSEMFEGKLEEYAGNILRASVEVAKQWRSDKVLRKLEALLLVLDKESMFLISGSGEVIEPDDGVLAIGSGGNYALSAGRGMLRHSNLSAKEIAYESLKIASEICVYTNDNIIVEEL
- the rpsB gene encoding 30S ribosomal protein S2, whose protein sequence is MSQVSMKQLLEAGVHFGHQTRRWNPKMAPYIFTERNGIYIIDLQKTVGLIDKAYNFVRELTDAGEKILFVGTKKQAQEAIKKQAERCGAYYVNHRWLGGTLTNFETISKRIKKLHEINVMEEDGTFDVLPKKEVLNLKAERDRLEKYLGGIKGMTEMPGAMFIVDPKKERIAIAEAKNLGIPVIAIVDTNCDPDEVDYLIPGNDDAIRAVNLLTETIANAILEGNQGAQGQAESTESVEESVASTEEETTTSEE
- the hslU gene encoding ATP-dependent protease ATPase subunit HslU, producing the protein MKDLTPRQIVQELDRYIIGQEEAKKVVAVALRNRLRRSKLPLELQKEITPKNIILIGPTGVGKTEIARRLAKLVDAPFVKVEATKFTEVGYVGRDVESMVRDLVNTSIRNVKEKYMSTVKDKAKENAENRIADLLKPLPKKNKKSKNPFDMLFNAGEEEDKDEINTEAENYELIKREQETLLEKLRSGQLEEEIVEIEVEDNTSAPIGILGGMNIDDSMNLSDMFGGILPKKTKKRRLPVREAREILLQQEAQNLIDMDMVISEALKEAEENGIIFLDEIDKIAEKGNKSGPDVSREGVQRDILPIVEGSTVNTKYGPVNTDHILFIGAGAFHTTKVSDLIPELQGRFPISVKLNNLTTEHFVSILTKPENALIKQYRELIKTEGVELIFEEDAIVEISQIATYLNEQQENIGARRLHTVIEKLVEEISYYAPDYEQEQFIVSADYVKNVFRKTDYYKDMRKYIL
- the codY gene encoding GTP-sensing pleiotropic transcriptional regulator CodY, with product MQNLLDKIRKVNKVLQYSISDDVETFSKISEVLSEVMSCNVYIADENGKLLGYAFTELFTCQLNVSTLEAKGTMFPQSFTKIINSFVETSANIKEIDPICVYNSSINCPFEGDRYSTYVPINASGSRLGTLVLAKFKNSFSEEDLILAEVSATVVGLEMLGIKNRALEREAHHKNVVQMAISTLSYSELEAMIHIFKELNGNEGMLVASKVADRVGITRSVIVNALRKLESAGVIQTRSLGMKGTYIKILNDKLLEGLEKAHD